The genomic window CTCGTCTTGGACGGATGGAATCTCCTCGGCGAGCCAGGTGGTGGGGCTGCATCCGGCGAGGTCGAGGAAATCGCGGTTCAAGTGCGCTTGGTCGTAGTACCCGCAGGTCGCGGCGACCTGGGCGATGGAGACGAACGACGGCGTGTGCTCGAGCATCCGCCTGGCCCGCTCGAAACGGGTGACGCGGGCGGCGAGCTTCGGGCTCAGTCCGAACTCCGCGCCGAACTTGCGGGTCAGATGCTGGCGGGTCCAGCCGATGCGTTCGGCGAGCGGGCCGATGCTCGCGGTGCCGCCGCTGGCCACCACGGCGCGCCAAGCCCAGGTGAGCTCGGGGATGACGAGGCGATCCGGGCAGGCCAGGCGCGTCAGGATCTCGTCGCAGATGGCGAACCGTCGCGACCACGGGGCGTCGCCCTGGAGGCGTTCCCACAGCTCGTCACCGGTCGGGCCCGCGACCTCGGCGCATTCGAGCGAGGTGTTCCAGATCTCCGCGGCGGGCAGGCCGAACAGCGTCCGGCAGCCGAGCGGAGTGAGCGCGATGGCGACGCCCTCCTGAGTCCCGTTGTGCGCGATGGCGGCCGAACTCGCCTGCAACCCGCTGAGCACGCAGCGATAGTCGCGCGGATCCTGGGCCGGATCCGTTTGCGCCACAACGTCGATGGTCGGTCCGATGGCGACGATGAACGTCAGATGGCGCGACGGAAGGCCCCGGTGCGTGCCGGGCTGGTAACCAGTCATCCGGTAGCCGAGGTAGTGATCGATGAAGGCCGCCAGCGCGGGCGCGGGGCGGGCCGTCACCACCTCCGTGGTCGGCTCCATACGGGTCACGGTACGCCCGCGCGGGCTCCTCGCGTACCGATCGGACGTGGCGC from Nocardia bhagyanarayanae includes these protein-coding regions:
- a CDS encoding AraC family transcriptional regulator; the encoded protein is MEPTTEVVTARPAPALAAFIDHYLGYRMTGYQPGTHRGLPSRHLTFIVAIGPTIDVVAQTDPAQDPRDYRCVLSGLQASSAAIAHNGTQEGVAIALTPLGCRTLFGLPAAEIWNTSLECAEVAGPTGDELWERLQGDAPWSRRFAICDEILTRLACPDRLVIPELTWAWRAVVASGGTASIGPLAERIGWTRQHLTRKFGAEFGLSPKLAARVTRFERARRMLEHTPSFVSIAQVAATCGYYDQAHLNRDFLDLAGCSPTTWLAEEIPSVQDEPGLGG